From Halorubrum salinarum, the proteins below share one genomic window:
- a CDS encoding 50S ribosomal protein L13 produces the protein MSLAKIDADVVVDARDCILGRVSSEVAQRALAGETVAVVNAERAVITGNEEATMETYHKRAELGSDSGPYYPKRPDRIFKRAIRGMLPYKSEDGREAFSNVRVYVGNPYERDEDVESVVLDGTSLDRLSNIKFTTLGDISESLGANVTW, from the coding sequence ATGAGTCTCGCGAAGATCGACGCGGACGTCGTGGTCGACGCCCGCGACTGTATCCTCGGTCGCGTCTCCTCCGAGGTCGCGCAGCGCGCCCTCGCCGGGGAGACCGTCGCCGTCGTCAACGCCGAGCGCGCCGTCATCACCGGCAACGAGGAGGCGACGATGGAGACGTACCACAAGCGCGCGGAGCTCGGCTCGGACAGCGGGCCGTACTACCCCAAGCGCCCGGACCGGATCTTCAAGCGCGCCATCCGCGGCATGCTGCCGTACAAGTCGGAGGACGGCCGCGAGGCGTTCTCGAACGTGCGCGTGTACGTCGGGAACCCCTACGAGCGCGACGAGGACGTCGAGAGCGTCGTCCTCGACGGCACCTCGCTCGACCGCCTCTCGAACATCAAATTCACGACGCTCGGGGACATCTCCGAGTCTCTGGGAGCCAACGTCACATGGTAA
- a CDS encoding 50S ribosomal protein L18e codes for MSSKTNPKLQNLIADLKSVSRDSGANVWQDVADRLEKPRRTHAEVNLGRIERYAQEDETVVVPGKVLGSGVLETNVTVAAVDFSGTARTKIDQAGEAVTLEQFIEQNPEGSDVRVIR; via the coding sequence ATGAGTAGCAAGACGAACCCGAAACTACAGAACCTCATCGCCGATCTGAAGTCGGTCTCGCGTGACTCCGGTGCCAACGTGTGGCAGGACGTCGCCGACCGACTGGAGAAGCCACGGCGCACGCACGCTGAGGTCAACCTGGGCCGCATCGAGCGGTACGCTCAGGAAGACGAGACGGTCGTCGTCCCCGGCAAGGTGCTGGGCAGCGGTGTGCTCGAAACGAACGTCACCGTCGCCGCCGTCGATTTCTCCGGGACCGCCCGGACGAAGATCGACCAGGCCGGCGAAGCGGTGACGCTGGAACAGTTCATCGAACAGAACCCCGAAGGAAGCGACGTGCGGGTGATCCGATGA
- a CDS encoding 30S ribosomal protein S9 codes for MVTNTSGKKKTAVARATVREGEGRVRINSQPVELVEPEQARLKMLEPFRIAGEELREGVDIDIDVEGGGFSGQADAARTAIARGLVQHLGDAELRDAYMNFDRTLLVNDVRQSEPKKWGGPGARARYQKSYR; via the coding sequence ATGGTAACGAACACCTCAGGCAAGAAGAAGACGGCCGTCGCCCGCGCCACCGTGCGCGAGGGCGAGGGTCGCGTGCGCATCAACTCCCAGCCAGTCGAGCTGGTCGAACCGGAACAGGCGCGGCTCAAGATGCTGGAACCGTTCCGCATCGCGGGCGAGGAGCTCCGCGAGGGCGTCGACATCGACATCGACGTCGAGGGCGGCGGCTTCAGCGGCCAGGCGGACGCGGCGCGGACCGCGATCGCCCGCGGCCTCGTCCAGCACCTCGGCGACGCCGAGCTGCGCGACGCGTACATGAACTTCGACCGCACCCTGCTGGTCAACGACGTGCGCCAGTCCGAACCCAAGAAGTGGGGCGGACCCGGCGCGCGCGCTCGCTACCAGAAGTCCTACCGCTGA
- the rpsB gene encoding 30S ribosomal protein S2, giving the protein MSEDNDAVELDDDAETEAVDAGVEEEADTTEEPTADAGAEGASADAETGAPADAESEAAEEDEEEASPFDDDVMPDDDVDLLIPVEDYLSAGVHIGTQQKTKDMERFIHRVRDDGLYVLDVSLTDERIRTAADFLESYDPEQILVTSSRQYGRFPAEKFADAIGARARTGRFIPGTLTNPDYAGYIEPDVVVVTDPIGDAQAVKEAITVGIPVIAMCDSNNQLSNVDLVIPTNNKGRRALSVVYWLLANETLDRRGADTVFALEDFEDEL; this is encoded by the coding sequence ATGAGCGAAGACAACGACGCGGTCGAACTCGACGACGACGCGGAGACCGAGGCGGTCGACGCGGGGGTCGAGGAGGAGGCCGACACGACCGAGGAACCGACCGCCGACGCGGGCGCCGAGGGGGCGTCCGCTGACGCCGAAACTGGGGCGCCGGCCGACGCCGAGAGCGAGGCCGCCGAGGAGGACGAAGAAGAGGCCTCCCCGTTCGACGACGACGTCATGCCCGACGACGACGTCGACCTGCTGATCCCCGTCGAGGACTACCTCTCCGCCGGTGTCCACATCGGGACCCAGCAGAAGACGAAGGACATGGAGCGGTTCATCCACCGCGTCCGCGACGACGGGCTGTACGTCCTCGACGTGAGCCTGACCGACGAGCGGATCCGCACGGCCGCGGACTTCCTCGAGAGCTACGACCCGGAGCAGATCCTGGTCACGTCCTCGCGGCAGTACGGCCGGTTCCCGGCCGAGAAGTTCGCGGACGCCATCGGCGCCCGCGCCCGCACCGGGCGCTTCATCCCGGGCACGCTGACGAACCCCGACTACGCCGGCTACATCGAGCCGGACGTCGTCGTCGTCACCGACCCGATCGGTGACGCGCAGGCCGTCAAGGAGGCCATCACCGTCGGCATCCCGGTCATCGCGATGTGCGACTCCAACAACCAGCTGTCGAACGTCGACCTCGTCATCCCGACGAACAACAAGGGTCGCCGCGCGCTGTCGGTGGTCTACTGGCTCCTCGCCAACGAGACGCTCGACCGCCGCGGCGCCGACACCGTGTTCGCCCTCGAAGACTTCGAGGACGAACTCTAA
- the eno gene encoding phosphopyruvate hydratase has protein sequence MTRITSVSLRRVLDSRGNPTVEADVLTESGGFGRGAAPSGASTGEYEAIELPASESIAKAREHAVPRLEGVFAGDQRAVDNALRAADGTDDFSAIGANSAVAISMAAAKAAADVLGAPLYQHLGGAFRGENFPVPLGNVVGGGEHAKEATHIQEFLAAPVGAPSVSEAVFANAAVHAAVADVLDERGVPAAKGDEGAWAPPISDAEAFEVVDEAVDRVEEEVGFEIRFGLDMAAAELYDDDAEAYVYGDETKSADEQIEYVAGLVDEYDLAYVEDPLDENDYEAFAELTDRVGDRTLICGDDLFVTNVERLQDGIDAGAANSILIKPNQIGTLSDAFDAVELAARNGYETVISHRSGETEDATIAHLAVATDAGYIKTGTVGGERTAKLNELVRIADDAV, from the coding sequence ATGACGCGGATCACCAGCGTCTCGCTCCGCCGCGTCCTCGACTCGCGCGGGAACCCGACGGTCGAGGCCGACGTGCTCACCGAGTCCGGCGGCTTCGGCCGCGGCGCGGCCCCCAGCGGGGCCTCGACGGGCGAGTACGAGGCGATCGAACTGCCCGCGAGCGAGTCCATCGCGAAGGCCCGCGAGCACGCGGTGCCGCGCCTCGAAGGCGTCTTCGCGGGCGACCAGCGCGCGGTCGACAACGCCTTGCGCGCCGCCGACGGGACGGACGACTTCTCCGCCATCGGCGCCAACAGCGCGGTCGCCATCTCGATGGCGGCGGCGAAGGCGGCCGCCGACGTGTTGGGCGCGCCGCTGTACCAGCACCTCGGCGGCGCGTTCCGCGGCGAGAACTTCCCCGTTCCGCTCGGCAACGTCGTCGGCGGCGGGGAACACGCCAAGGAGGCGACCCACATCCAGGAGTTCCTCGCGGCCCCCGTCGGGGCGCCGAGCGTCTCGGAGGCCGTCTTCGCGAACGCCGCGGTCCACGCGGCGGTCGCGGACGTGCTCGACGAGCGCGGCGTGCCCGCGGCGAAGGGCGACGAGGGCGCGTGGGCGCCCCCCATCTCGGACGCGGAGGCGTTCGAGGTCGTCGACGAGGCGGTCGACCGGGTCGAGGAGGAGGTCGGCTTCGAGATCCGCTTCGGGCTCGACATGGCCGCCGCGGAGCTGTACGACGACGACGCCGAGGCGTACGTCTACGGCGACGAGACGAAGTCGGCCGACGAGCAGATCGAGTACGTCGCCGGCCTCGTCGACGAGTACGACCTCGCGTACGTCGAGGACCCGCTCGACGAGAACGACTACGAGGCGTTCGCGGAGCTGACCGACCGGGTCGGCGACCGGACGCTGATCTGCGGCGACGACCTGTTCGTCACCAACGTCGAGCGGCTCCAGGACGGGATCGACGCGGGCGCGGCCAACAGCATCCTGATCAAGCCGAACCAGATCGGGACGCTGTCGGACGCGTTCGACGCCGTCGAACTCGCCGCCCGCAACGGGTACGAGACGGTCATCTCGCACCGCTCGGGCGAGACCGAGGACGCGACCATCGCACACCTCGCCGTGGCGACCGACGCCGGCTACATCAAGACCGGCACGGTCGGCGGCGAGCGCACCGCCAAGCTGAACGAACTGGTCCGCATCGCGGACGACGCGGTATGA
- a CDS encoding DNA-directed RNA polymerase subunit K codes for MSGQRYNRYEKARILGARALQVSYGAPVLIDTDQTEPILVAAEEYDAGALPFTVRRES; via the coding sequence ATGTCAGGACAGCGATACAATCGATACGAGAAGGCACGCATCCTCGGCGCGCGAGCGCTACAGGTGTCCTACGGGGCGCCCGTGCTGATCGACACGGACCAGACGGAGCCCATCCTCGTCGCCGCGGAGGAGTACGACGCGGGCGCGCTCCCGTTCACGGTCCGGAGGGAGAGCTGA
- a CDS encoding DNA-directed RNA polymerase subunit N produces MMIPVRCFTCGNVVGEHWEEFKERAREGDEDPGEVLDDLGVDRHCCRRMLVSHRDLVDVVSPYQ; encoded by the coding sequence ATGATGATCCCGGTCCGGTGTTTCACGTGCGGCAACGTCGTGGGTGAACACTGGGAAGAGTTCAAAGAGCGGGCTCGCGAGGGCGACGAGGACCCCGGCGAGGTGCTCGACGACCTCGGGGTCGACCGGCACTGCTGCCGGCGCATGCTGGTCAGCCACCGCGACCTGGTCGACGTCGTCTCGCCGTACCAGTAA
- a CDS encoding 30S ribosomal protein S11: MSESEDGKWGIAHVYASFNNTLITVTDETGAETIAKSSGGTVVKQNRDEASPYAAMQMAEVVAERVKDAGLEGVHVRVRGPGGNLNKSTGPGAQATIRALSRAGVEIGRIEDVTPIPHDGTKAPKNKRV, from the coding sequence ATGAGTGAATCCGAGGACGGAAAGTGGGGCATCGCCCACGTGTACGCGTCGTTCAACAACACGCTCATCACGGTCACCGACGAGACGGGCGCCGAGACGATCGCCAAGTCGTCCGGCGGCACCGTGGTGAAGCAGAACCGCGACGAGGCGTCGCCGTACGCCGCCATGCAGATGGCGGAGGTCGTCGCCGAGCGCGTCAAGGACGCCGGTCTGGAGGGCGTGCACGTTCGCGTGCGCGGTCCCGGCGGCAACCTCAACAAGTCCACCGGTCCCGGTGCGCAGGCGACGATCCGCGCGCTCTCGCGTGCGGGCGTCGAGATCGGGCGCATCGAGGACGTCACGCCGATCCCGCACGACGGGACGAAGGCGCCGAAGAACAAGCGAGTCTGA
- a CDS encoding DNA-directed RNA polymerase subunit D: MTEDEFDVQYVERDERSARVLIRGLTPAFANGIRRAMIADVPTFSIDTVRFVENSSVMFDEMIGLRLGLVPLTTPLDDFELGDEVTLALDVEGPATAYSGDIESSDPLVEVADENVPIIELKEGQRLEFEADAVLDTGKEHAKHQGGVSVGYRHLQRVTVEGDRGEFDDDEPNILRGVIETPEGDIELTDEFDNDLSERFPGKEVAVEDVPGAFVFHIETDGSFDVEELLLRAIDSIEERADELQTKVAV, translated from the coding sequence ATGACCGAAGACGAATTCGACGTCCAGTACGTCGAACGGGACGAACGCAGCGCGCGGGTGCTGATCCGCGGGCTCACGCCGGCGTTCGCCAACGGCATCCGCCGTGCGATGATCGCCGACGTCCCGACGTTCTCGATCGACACCGTTCGGTTCGTCGAGAACTCCTCGGTCATGTTCGACGAGATGATCGGCCTGCGTCTGGGGCTCGTGCCCCTGACGACGCCGCTCGACGACTTCGAACTCGGCGACGAGGTCACCCTCGCGCTCGACGTCGAAGGCCCGGCGACGGCGTACTCCGGCGACATCGAGAGCAGCGACCCGCTCGTCGAGGTCGCCGACGAGAACGTCCCGATCATCGAGCTGAAGGAGGGACAGCGGTTGGAGTTCGAGGCCGACGCGGTCCTCGACACCGGCAAGGAGCACGCCAAACACCAGGGCGGCGTCTCCGTCGGCTACCGCCACCTCCAGCGCGTCACGGTCGAGGGCGACCGGGGCGAGTTCGACGACGACGAGCCGAACATCCTCCGCGGCGTCATCGAGACGCCCGAGGGCGACATCGAGCTCACGGACGAGTTCGACAACGACCTCTCGGAACGGTTCCCCGGGAAGGAGGTCGCGGTCGAGGACGTGCCGGGCGCGTTCGTCTTCCACATCGAGACGGACGGCTCGTTCGACGTCGAGGAACTGCTGCTCCGCGCCATCGACTCCATCGAGGAGCGCGCGGACGAACTACAGACGAAAGTCGCAGTCTAA